CAAATTTACCTGCCTAACGCCTATGCTCTGACGCTACAGAATGCAACGCCAGTGCCCCTAAGCGTGGATCCCTCGGTGCACTGAATCTCCCGCAATGGCTAAGTGCAGTGCCTAGAGCGTTCGAAAGCAGCGTGATGGTATCaccatgtgacacatgcaaCTAAAGTTGCCAGGACGCGTGAGTGGAGGAAAACCTACAACACTGCACGGTCCGCCGGCAAGCCGGTAATGGTGGGTTATggaaaggtaggtaggtaaggtctgAGCCGAAGCGAACTTCGGAGGCTCAGCGCGTTCGTTTTTCTTTTTTCCTCTGAATCAAGTAAAGCTCTACTTAAAATTCAGCGCGTACGTGTTTCTTTCTTCATTCGGCAACGAAGGACCATAATGTCGAGCGTAGTTACTGTGGGGCTCGCAGATTCCGAAGTCAGGACACGTTCACGCAGGCTGGAACACGCTGGCTGGCTCGCTGGCTGCTGTTACCTCCGGTTACCGCACCATTACCGGGAATATGTAGGGTGTTCAATGAAAACACATTTGTAGGTTTAAAGAAAACTTTGGAGAGTGTTGGGAGGCTGGTGCCTCTGTTGATGCTTGTAGATGAGTGAGTGAGCTCCCAGGGTGGGCGCGTATATATAGGCGCGCTCAGCGCACCCCCACCGTAGGTACTCTAGGCCACGCCTACTCAAGGCGTGGGTGTTACGTGCAGAgtaagtattttctttattgagCCAATCACAGTACAGTAAATATAATCATGTTACAAAATTAGGGAAAAagaggatatatttaattggggaacaataaagacttattatctaacacgtgacataataaaacgtaaaaaatagccaagttgtacaataagtaattataaaaaataaacacacaaaatAGATTAGTAACATATGGAACgcttaaaactaaacatgaaTGATTATAAACTAGCTATACACGACAATCCTCGTTTTGAATAGTTGATACTTTGACCTTTTTAACGTACACAGCGCGTGAATCAATGGATATTCGTACTCTACGTAACAACCTGCTTTGTCTTCTAAATAAAGTAAAAGGTGAAATGTCAACCacatttaatatacctacttactataaTTTTACCATTATGATCttaaaataacgcaaataaaaCACCCGTGACTTGATCGTTCGACGTTCGAACAAAGATATAATTCAAATGAATATAATGTATCGATACGACGGAATGGCAGTCATATGGTTTTTAAAAAACTGAACAAGTgtgagtcagactcgcccaccgagggttccgtactttttagtattgttatagcggcaacagaaatacaccatttgtgaaaatttcaactgtctagctatcacggttcatgagatacagcctggtgaccgacagacggacggacagacagacagacagacggacagtggagtcttattaatagggtcctgtttttatcGGTGCCGTTtgagccggtgtagctttatttgacgttcataagtgcattgtaatatgcctacttgaataaactattttttatctttatctaccCTATGGCTATGGAACCCTAAAGAGGAGGCTTACAATTTGTCGGAATCTTTTTTCGTATATGTGctgtaaaaaatacttatagcATTTATGCCATCTTCCAGGGTCTTCTGAAGTCCCTCCACCGCCTGAACGACCACTTCGGCAACATCTACATCAACCTTGGCGCCCCCCTCTCCGTCCGAGAGTTCCTCAACGCCCCCACAGAAAGCACCGAGCGCCTCAAACCTGTAGACTTACAGCAACTAACTCCCGCACAATTCGAAAATGTCCAAGACTTGGCCAATTATGTGATAACATTACAGCAGAAAAATACTGTAGTGACTATATCGAACTTACTAGCTTTAGTACTAATGCAGAGCTTAATGAAAAGCGAGGTATTAAGTATCTCACAAGTTTTAATAGAAGTTGAATGGATGGTAGGAGTGCTAAGGCAACTAGGCGCGTCGGTATTTGAGAATGATGTTAAGAGTAGCGTGGAAAGAGTACTGGTGGTTCATAGAAGCATGATGAGAGTGGACCAGCATAGTAGACTCAGGCTGGTGTCTAGTGAAATTATGGAGGTATCGGCGGATGTGCAGAAGAAAATGAAAGGTGGGTtgttttttggatattttgattTCATTGGGCTGATTGATTTGGGTTTTAAAATAGTTGAGATTAGGtgcatttttaaccgacttcaaaaaaaaGGAGATTCTTTAGATATCAAAATGAATAAAGTACGTATTGTTAACCGGCTCTATTTCACATTTATACGTATGGCGATATCGGAGTATTACTttaaagggtctagcaggctaagcgaacaagaagtgcccccaacgacggatttggtcattctttcaggtggtgtactggcaggtcctaagaactccctatgcttaatatcagtcctcgatcttcttttgttttcgagttattcaggataatgtaaaatcatcagtgtatcattgaaagtgtcatattttgtaaaccgttcaagttagattaaccaaacaaaattatatttgacaacaataaaatagactacaaaatgaatatgtttaacatgcatcatgtccttatacttcattataaaaaaaaaacattttatttttcttctcattattttttatactattcgcggaggtacacctacaaaaaaaatatgcatgagtagccactaatacccactatgaatgaatgaatgaataatatttatttcaggactagtcccatattatgttagtaacaagttttgtacatacttaaatttagtgttagtgcaaaacaacataaataaaactaaactatatacgcatataaaaatatttgcataaatcttcgtgcgtcatgtaaaaaaaaaaacattatcgaacaaggatctcggaaacggcttaGATTAGTTTTCCCTACATTTCCTCGTAAAgcttatatttaattataattttccatGCAGGCCACATAATAAAAGCGGAGACGATGGTGAACGCCGTGCCCATAATCCAGCTCCAACTGTACGTGAACCCTGTCCTACACTACCTCGTGCCGCCTGCCGTACTGTGCGTCATAGTTGCTAGGGGACCGACTAGTAGAGGTAATTTCACAGTGATAACCTTTGTTTCCATTCAGGCCACATAGTAAAAGCGGAGACGATGGTGAACGCCGTGCCCATAATCCAGCTCCAACTGTACGTGAACCCCGTCCTGCACTACCTCGTGCCGCCCGCCGTACTGTGCGTCATAGTTGCTAGGGGACCGACTAGTAGAGGTAATTTCACAGTGATAACCTTTGTTTCCATTCAGGCCACATAGTAAAAGCGGAGACGATGGTGAACGCCGTGCCCATAATCCAGCTCCAACTGTACGTGAACCCCGTCCTACACTACCTCGTGCCGCCCGCCGTACTGTGCGTCATAGTTGCTAGGGGACCGACTAGTAGAGGTAATTTCACAGTGATAACCTTTGTTTCCATTCAGGCCGCATAGTAAAAGCGAGGACGATGGTGAACGCCGTGCCCATAATCCAGCTCCAACTGTACGTGAACCCCGTCCTGCACTACCTCGTGCCACCCGCCGTACTGTGCGTCATAGTTGCTAGGGGACCGACTAGTAGAGGTAATTTCACAGTGATAACCTTTGTTTCCATTCAGGCCGCATAGTAAAAGCGAGGACGATGGTGAACGCCGTGCCCATAATCCAGCTCCAACTGTACGTGAACCCCGTCCTGCACTACCTCGTGCCACCCGCCGTACTGTGCGTCATAGTTGCTAGGGGACCAACAAGTAGAGGTAATTTGACAGTGATAACCTTTGCCTCTATAAGGGGCTCACGTGAgcctaaaaaaacaatacaatctGTGAAAAACAACAATGAAACCGGTAGAACAGCTGATTGCAAGGGAATTGTGAGAAGTAAATTCTTCGGTTTTGTAGggagtttcctttctgtacggtagtattattctttattctgtgaTATCATATAAGTTATAAGGGTTAAAATGTCTTGTTATTTTACAGAGCAGTTGGTGGCAGACTACAACCGCATCAGAACGATGCTTAGACACGAATTCTTCCACCTCGAGAAGACTGAAGGCGCGGTAAGTTGAATTTAGTTATTACAAACAAATGGTGTCAATTTTCAAGCTACAATACTATGGACTACCTTAACTAGGCGTCAAAGGGTCCCCCCTAGATATATcgaccagggatgttgcggatgcagattttttgacatccgcggatgcggatgcggatatttaaagcctcacatccgcggatgcggatgtggaTGTCAACATTTGGTATGGtctaatattacatttttagcattttttattttaaaaaaaacgaaacgtttagtatttgagcaagaatataggtgcgttttatttaataaacagtaacttggccgacttttcgggatctagacgatttcgttacacataatgacgaaattacctagcacttacgccgccggcgccgccgcttaatacgttcctgttaccgacttggtcgacatccgcatcatgcggatgctccgcatcgattttatgcggatgcggatgcagatgcggatgttgaaaataatgcggatgttccgcgaatgcggatgcggatgcgaatatccgcaacatccctgatatcgacgcgcattcggtaAAAGCCGGAAAatgaaaaagctttatgtccgcgcaataagagcgaaaaagctcCCGACGCGTCgaccgagccgagccgaactacgactttttcgctcttattgcgcagacatgaagctttttcctatcggataTTGCCGATTCCGCGTTAACATATGTGGGGGAACCCTTAGTATTCGTTTGTCCGCTTTAAAATTATAGTTTTTAGTGAAATGATTAATTACCACTAAACTGGTGTATTCCCGTTTGACCTCGCCGGGCACAGGTAGGAATAGGCGTAGGTAAGGCGTCGGTCACGTATGGGGCCGGGACACATAGGAATACACCCATAAACTGTCCATCTTGCGTCAGTCACTTAACCAGTTCGCTCTAATTCCAGACATTCTCGCAAGCTCTAGAATACTGCCTGCAAAATGGAGTACTAGCGACAGAAGACAACCTTACCTTCACACCAGGCTCGGACGCAAAATTGTCGTATTTGCTCAAATGGGCTATTTGGCCTGCCCTCTCCACACTGCTCATCTGTGCTGATGTCATGGCACAGGTAACGCcatatatttatattgtatCTTCGAACGATTTGAATCGAATCATCACACCGATCTTTATCGCATAGCTAACAATAAAGTATGTTTCTCTTACTCCGCATTGAATTTCAGTTCTATTCAATGTTGTTTATTTCACACATAATACGTTTACACAGCCATAAGTATTGTagaacgttgtacgatacatgtgcgaataggtaattaatTCGCAACTCGTAGAATATTTAAGTCAAGATTAAGGTGGTGTCAAAACCATCAAGATCAAATTAAAATGGACAAACTTGCATTACATCACTCAAGGAATGACTTTCGGAGTTTCTGGAAAACGACTAATAAATTAAACCCTGCGCCTGGCTTGCCTGTGAGCATGAATGGTGTGACCGACCCTGTAGAAATAGCTACTTTATTTAAAAACCATTTTGCGGTGAAGTCACCACTCGGACCGTCCACGTCGATGCTTGACACTGAGATTAAATCTGATGACCCAGTTCTCGAAATTTCGGCTAAAGATGTGGCACAAGTGCTCAAACAGATGTCTAGAGGAAAGTCACCCGGTCACGATGGTCTCAGTGTTGAGCATCTTCGTTACGCCGGGCCGCATTTGCCCAGAGTGCTTGCAATGTTTTATTCGCTATGTCTCCGCCACTCATATTTGCCTATGGAATTAATGAGAACTATTGTAGTGCCTATAGTAAAGAGTAAGGTGGGGGATATATCGGATAAGAGTAACTATAGGCCTATTTCCTTAGCGACTATTCTGGCTAAGGTTCTTGACGGCTTGCTTAATGTTCAGTTGGATAAATATCTGACAGTCCATGACAATCAGTTTGGGTTCAAACCCGGATTGTCTACTGAGTCCGCCATACTGAGCCTTAAGCATGTCGTTAGGTACTATACCACACGGAAAACACCTGTTTACGCCTTATTCCTCGACTTATCTAAGGCTTTTGACTTAGTAAGTTATGATCTGTTATGGAAAAAGCTTGGAGAGTCTAACGTGCCTGTTAGAGTaatgaatatttttaaatattggtaTAATAACCAAATAAATAATGTTCGGTGGGCCGATAAGCTCTCCGAGCCTTACAGGTTACAGTGTGGGGTCAGACAGGGTGGGTTGACTTCACCGAAGTTGTTCAATGTATATGTGAACGCGCTGATCGTCGCGCTCAGCAGCCAACATGTCGGCTGCCACATAGATGGCGTGTGTGTTAATAACCTAAGCTACGCGGACGACATGGCGCTGCTGAGCGCGTCGGTCTGCGGGTTAAGGAGACTGCTTCGGATATGTGAAGACTATGCATCTACTCACGGTTTGATATATAACTCTAAAAAGAGTGAAGTAATGGTTTTCAGGTCTGGAACTCGTTTACCAGAAAATGTGCCTCCAATTAGGTTGAATGGGGTCGAACTTAGCCATGTAAGGCAATTTAAATACCTAGGTCACCTGCTCACGGACAATTTGATGGATGACGCTGACATCGAGAGGGAGCGTAGGGCGCTGGCAGTCAGGGCGAATATGCTAGCTCGTAGATTTGTGCGATGCACGAGAGAGGTCAAAGTGACTCTTTTCCGAGCTTACTGTACCTCATTGTATACGTGCACTCTATGGGCTCATCACACACGCAAATCTCTCAGCGCCCTACGCGTCCAATATAATGATGCGTTCAGGGTGATGTTGGGGTTGCCGCGCCACTGCAGTGCATCGGGCATGTTCGCGGAGGCGCGCACCGCGTGCTTCTTCACCACTCTGCGCAGGCGGTGCGCGTCCTTGCTCTGCAGAGTGCGTGCTAGCCCCAACACCATCTTGGACATGATCTCCAGCAGGTTTGATTGCCCTTACATGAACCACTGCATGTCAATACATGTAAATAGTAATGTAAAGTAAGGTTATGTATATAGTATTATTAGgtagtattatattttttattttattttggatttTATTAGTAACATGTTATTTATGAATTCATCTGACTGTGCCTAATTTGAAATTCttgacatttttattatttttattattttgactttttatattttaatttatttgacaacgattttacaatattttaatgaatttattctaatttaagtaacttattatttttaactgaacaattttatattttaaatgtgatttcgttattttatttttataaatgtcaggaatgttcaaatatttcaaaatttttattgtttattattttattgttaatccTATGGAAATTGTAATTTAATCCTATGTAATTTGTAATGCGATGTGTTGGACCTATGATGTCTTAAATAAAcggatttattattattattatataaccaaATCACTTACAcggtaaatacaaaataggtacattttgtcGACATTTCATATTTCGTTTTAATTCCATAGGTATTTAGTTTCCTATAGATATTATAACCAGTTGACATGAAGGTTGCGCTTTGCTCCTacaataatacatacatacatatagtcacgcctatttcccggaggggtaggcagataCCACGGATTTCCGCTTGCttcgatcctgacatacctctttcgcttccttcactttcataacatttctCATACACCGGCTTGCGTGGGCGTGTGCGTgcactaaaatgttggagcctcacacgcacacgtcacgcaagcggtgtgccatctttcataaggatctgtatactacaacgccgcacgcgcacgtgcacgttaCACATACGCAGCCGATGTGCACAGGCCAGAGCACCCTAAGGTGCTCTTggcctggcctttcttcaggattacctgatctgatcagagaaataattaatattaaaatgataatatGTTTCAGCAAACGAGCTGTACACACAAGCAGGCGCTGACACTGGTGCAGGCGGCGGCGGAGGCGGGGCGGCGGCACCCCTACTGCCTCAGCCTCGACGCCGGCGCCTGCTGCTGCGGCGGCCTGCTGCTGGCCGGGGCCTTAGTGCGGGACAAGAGGTCAGTCCTACTAACGCCGAggacacaaaacaaaacaagCTCGACGCTAACACCGACAGTATTATTggttaaaattaatgtagggtaattgcgtcagtttaccgtccagtgtCAGACatcaacatcaaacatcaacatttattcagcaaatagacacttttacacgtcaacattgaatttacataaaagcaaaaataataacatcaacaattttataaaataaaactaacaattcaatctaacgtattacaattactaagagatgtatatggtctcttaatgtcgaattacatacaaaatacagataaaaaaaacacacaaaaaaatctataatatttagaggtgtaaatgtctcaatggtgtcagaactataagattatatagtttatcaagttatccttagagatgtatagggtctccaagagtcaatatcctgtataattaatacattcattaagagaaaagaaacatacgagagcaGAATGAGGCgactcactgtaattaattaataaaaattaagttactaagtataatagctcgtgttagcttaaacagaccagtccACTTAGacgaaattggacaggtggtaTACCATCCTAAGACTTGAACGTTTTCCTTGCAGTGCCACGGAACAAACCTACACCGTGTCACCAGCCGTATTGTCCGAATGCCGCCGCCTCGTCAGCTCCGTACTGCCCGAGTTCGAGGTCGACTTCACCGCCACCAACCCCGTCATCTTGGACCAGAAACTCGCAGCTAGACTATAGATTGACTTCAtagttcagtcattatagattttgacccgtgaataattagttcttggaatttttttcgtaggtccatcgggggggtcactgggagtgtaattCTAAAGTAAATTCataaagtagactgaatcaggctcctgcgtatattcgaaaaacggtttttcttgaataactcggccatttttgattttacagtaaaaccgtgtgGACAAAAATgttaggaaatttgattctctacaagtttggtcctcacaatttttcttctagtttcgatattttggaaattcaatttgaaaaaagcgacaaactCAAAACATTTTCATCacctcgtttattttcaactttacggcataaatgaagaggactaaacttgtagagaatcaaattttgaatttgtcgctttttttttaatttaatttaataatttaatttccattttcatttaattattCATGGCTAGgatcggttttttggatataatgactgaactataaataaataaaataaataaataaatcaaatgggAGTAACTTGCCAAAGACAGAGTCAAGTGGCGCAAACTAGTATATGACGGGCGTAAAATTCACGACGACGCTTGGTTTAAGGCACTCGCAAGTAAGCGAGCCAAGCGTCATTAGCCCGACACCTGCTCGCCACGGGCACATTACACCTGCCAGGCTTGTGGTCGTGtttgccgctcccgtattggcttacaCAGCCACGAAAAACGTTGTCTCCCTACACACTGCTGGTGTAGTCTGTAATAGACTCGAAGGCCAATGACAATAGGTCGGTGGCAAACTACAGTTCGCCTTGTAAGTGGTTA
Above is a window of Cydia fagiglandana chromosome 18, ilCydFagi1.1, whole genome shotgun sequence DNA encoding:
- the LOC134673630 gene encoding glycerol-3-phosphate acyltransferase-like, producing MSSVVTVGLADSEVRTRSRRLEHAGWLAGCCYLRIYAIFQGLLKSLHRLNDHFGNIYINLGAPLSVREFLNAPTESTERLKPVDLQQLTPAQFENVQDLANYVITLQQKNTVVTISNLLALVLMQSLMKSEVLSISQVLIEVEWMVGVLRQLGASVFENDVKSSVERVLVVHRSMMRVDQHSRLRLVSSEIMEVSADVQKKMKGHIIKAETMVNAVPIIQLQLYVNPVLHYLVPPAVLCVIVARGPTSREQLVADYNRIRTMLRHEFFHLEKTEGATFSQALEYCLQNGVLATEDNLTFTPGSDAKLSYLLKWAIWPALSTLLICADVMAQQTSCTHKQALTLVQAAAEAGRRHPYCLSLDAGACCCGGLLLAGALVRDKSATEQTYTVSPAVLSECRRLVSSVLPEFEVDFTATNPVILDQKLAARL